The Mustela lutreola isolate mMusLut2 chromosome 3, mMusLut2.pri, whole genome shotgun sequence genome includes a region encoding these proteins:
- the LOC131827966 gene encoding uncharacterized protein LOC131827966 has translation MNPKTNKTRAVLHHAKAKRRFTSAVHALRVILFLLPPSSARSRVSPGQLVKPRETDPPEPEHISPAGRARADARGRRAGCRRRRAAGGGRRGPQRGQADVRARACVRVCAGPGCLSLCVCVSVCVCVRACARGLARARVRVSALWAARRARQSITGQVLPGGSATRALPRAHPRARPRRPRPCGPPDGRPRPQGGGPGNLLPRLPWRHPTRSPQVSINLTFSAGWEGRIGAVKGGSFRPLEVFFPTGICGEAGRRERDDDPGARRGAQASASWPEPGCAPGPTHSGFAINCAVQFRKRHRGVQDANQDELRE, from the exons atgAATCCGAAGACAAATAAAACAAGAGCTGTTCTTCACCACGCAAAAGCCAAGCGGAGATTTACCTCAGCAGTGCATGCA CTAAGGGTAATCCTGTTTTTACTTCCTCCATCTTCAGCGAGGAGCAGGGTTAGCCCGGGACAGCTGGTCAAACCCCGAGAAACCGATCCGCCGGAGCCCGAGCACATCTCCCCCGCCGGCCGGGCTCGCGCAGACGCCCGCGGGCGGAGGGCGGGCTGTCgacggcggcgggcggcgggcggcgggcggcggggcccGCAGCGCGGGCAGGCggacgtgcgcgcgcgcgcgtgtgtgcgcgtgtgtgcgggGCCTGGGTGCCTGagcctgtgcgtgtgtgtgtctgtgtgtgtctgtgtgcgcgcgtgtgcgcgcgGGTTGGCGAGGGCGCGTGTGCGCGTGTCTGCGCTCTGGGCCGCTCGGCGCGCTCGGCAATCGATTACAGGACAAGTGCTGCCCGGCGGCTCCGCGACGCGCGCACTCCCTCGCGCCCACCCGCGCGCCCGGCCGCGTCGTCCCCGGCCCTGCGGCCCCCCAGACGGCAGACCCCGCCCCCAAGGGGGGGGACCAGGTAACCTGCTTCCGAGACTGCCATGGCGACACCCCACCCGCTCCCCCCAAGTCTCAATCAATCTCACGTTTTCTGCCGGCTGGGAAGGAAGGATTGGAGCGGTGAAGGGAGGTTCATTTCGGCCGCTTGAAGTTTTCTTTCCAACTGGGATTTGTGGCGAGGCCGGGCGGAGGGAGCGGGACGACGACCCGGGCGCCCGACGCGGAGCTCAGGCATCGGCGTCCTGGCCGGAGCCGGGGTGTGCGCCTGGACCCACCCACTCAGGCTTCGCAATAAACTGTGCAGTGCAATTCAGAAAACGGCACCGGGGAGTCCAGGACGCGAATCAGGATGAATTGAGGGAATGA